From Haloarcula hispanica ATCC 33960, the proteins below share one genomic window:
- a CDS encoding DUF2062 domain-containing protein, whose translation MKPAPTFQNNRDRLVYLLAEYKLLIGGMLAGAAVLFAYYQPQLPTLPTWIPAIAVGWLVLAIPCYLVGAKIARWLRRRNWVEVHHVNAVEDTTEKYYVPPELWREKEIDGPDPYPVNGGSAWAVREYEYLEDIGQLRVEGVWLEGCQDTQLMTSKKQMQDIHGWLINRAEELAAIRGRWSRGSVELQKKLVTADAEANERGQMIQKTAAKETFGNLIEDGENPEDAPTIHDLTDAPDPTADAAVGYGQDEPTNEQPQDPRVNDD comes from the coding sequence ATGAAGCCCGCACCGACTTTCCAGAACAACCGCGACCGGCTTGTCTACCTGCTTGCCGAGTACAAGCTACTCATCGGTGGGATGCTCGCCGGTGCGGCCGTGCTGTTCGCCTACTACCAGCCACAGCTGCCGACCCTGCCGACGTGGATTCCCGCCATCGCCGTCGGCTGGCTTGTGCTGGCGATCCCCTGCTATCTCGTCGGTGCGAAGATCGCCCGATGGCTCCGTCGACGTAACTGGGTCGAAGTTCACCACGTCAACGCCGTCGAGGACACCACCGAGAAGTACTACGTCCCGCCCGAACTCTGGCGCGAGAAAGAGATCGACGGCCCGGACCCATATCCTGTCAACGGTGGCAGCGCGTGGGCTGTCCGCGAGTACGAGTATCTCGAAGACATCGGCCAGCTCCGCGTCGAGGGCGTCTGGCTCGAAGGCTGTCAGGATACCCAGCTGATGACCAGCAAGAAGCAGATGCAGGATATCCACGGCTGGCTCATCAACCGCGCCGAAGAACTCGCCGCAATCCGTGGTCGGTGGTCCCGTGGGTCCGTCGAGCTGCAAAAGAAGCTCGTCACCGCCGACGCCGAAGCCAACGAACGCGGCCAGATGATTCAGAAGACAGCCGCGAAAGAGACCTTCGGCAACCTCATCGAAGACGGCGAGAATCCAGAAGATGCACCCACCATCCACGACCTCACCGACGCTCCAGACCCTACGGCGGACGCCGCTGTGGGCTATGGGCAGGACGAACCGACCAACGAGCAACCACAGGACCCACGAGTAAACGATGACTGA